A single Agrococcus sp. ARC_14 DNA region contains:
- a CDS encoding iron chelate uptake ABC transporter family permease subunit yields MTDAAVAPLVRSRRQLFDWRLLIGVVVVAGLLVVSLFTGVYDVVGAEDGSEMFAITRIPRTIALVLAGAAMAMCGLVLQLLTQNRFVEPTTTGTTEWAGLGLMVVMIVVPGAGILPRMTGAIVAAFVGTMVFFLFLRRVSLRASLIVPIVGIMLGAVVSAVSTFIALQTDMLQSLGVWFAGSFTSVLRGQYEFLWVVAIVAVAVFVIADRFTVAGLGEEIATNVGLDYQRVVLLGAGLVAIATGVVTVIVGSLPFLGLIVPNIVSMVRGDDLRSNLPWVCLLGIAIVTACDLVGRTIIAPFEVPVSLILGVLGAVVFVALLLRQRRRG; encoded by the coding sequence ATGACGGATGCAGCGGTGGCCCCGCTCGTGCGGAGCCGTCGGCAGCTGTTCGACTGGCGCCTGCTGATCGGCGTCGTGGTGGTCGCGGGGCTCCTGGTCGTCTCGCTCTTCACGGGCGTCTACGACGTGGTCGGCGCGGAGGACGGCAGCGAGATGTTCGCGATCACGCGCATCCCGCGCACGATCGCGCTCGTGCTCGCGGGGGCGGCGATGGCGATGTGCGGCCTCGTCCTGCAGCTGCTGACGCAGAACCGATTCGTGGAGCCCACGACGACCGGCACGACCGAGTGGGCGGGCCTGGGCCTCATGGTGGTGATGATCGTCGTGCCGGGCGCCGGCATCCTGCCGCGCATGACCGGCGCGATCGTCGCAGCGTTCGTCGGCACGATGGTCTTCTTCCTCTTCCTGCGGCGAGTGTCGCTGCGGGCATCGCTCATCGTTCCGATCGTCGGCATCATGCTGGGCGCGGTCGTCTCGGCCGTCTCCACCTTCATCGCGCTGCAGACCGACATGCTGCAGAGCCTCGGCGTCTGGTTCGCTGGCAGCTTCACCTCGGTGCTGCGCGGCCAGTACGAGTTCCTCTGGGTGGTCGCGATCGTCGCGGTCGCGGTGTTCGTCATCGCCGACCGCTTCACCGTCGCGGGTCTCGGCGAGGAGATCGCCACCAACGTGGGGCTCGACTACCAGCGCGTCGTGCTGCTGGGGGCCGGGCTCGTCGCCATCGCCACCGGCGTCGTCACCGTGATCGTCGGCAGTCTGCCGTTCCTGGGTCTCATCGTGCCCAACATCGTCTCGATGGTGCGCGGCGACGACCTGCGCAGCAACCTGCCGTGGGTGTGCCTGCTGGGCATCGCCATCGTCACCGCCTGCGACCTCGTCGGCCGCACGATCATCGCGCCGTTCGAGGTGCCGGTCTCGCTCATCCTCGGCGTGCTCGGCGCTGTCGTCTTCGTCGCCCTCCTGCTGAGGCAGCGGCGCCGTGGCTGA
- a CDS encoding iron chelate uptake ABC transporter family permease subunit translates to MHEVRDDRAVAGTLPPRTSAALPSRRARLRYRVVLASLIVLAAGFAFGLLAWDNPMPIGTDGFWRIAEMRVTSVIVMAVVAVCQAVATVSFQTVTNNRIITPSIMGFESLYTAVQTSAVYFLGIAGIIALQGVPQFVLQVALMVGFSLLLYGWLLSGRYGNLPVMLLIGIVIGGGLGSVSAFMQRLLSPSEFDVLSARLFGNVSNADPAYLPVAIPLCVLAAGALWLRARKLNVLALGRDVSMSMGLSHRSELMQVLFLVSILMAVSTALVGPMVFLGFLVATLAYQAADTYDHRRILPVAVLLAFVVLSGAYFIMRHVFYAEGVVSIIIELIGGSVFLFVILRKGRL, encoded by the coding sequence ATGCACGAGGTGCGTGACGACCGGGCCGTGGCCGGCACCCTGCCGCCACGGACATCCGCTGCCCTTCCGAGCCGCAGGGCTCGGCTGCGCTACCGCGTCGTGCTGGCGTCGCTCATCGTGCTCGCCGCCGGCTTCGCCTTCGGGCTGCTCGCCTGGGACAACCCCATGCCGATCGGCACTGACGGCTTCTGGCGCATCGCCGAGATGCGCGTCACGAGCGTCATCGTGATGGCCGTCGTCGCGGTCTGCCAGGCGGTCGCGACGGTCAGCTTCCAGACGGTGACGAACAACCGCATCATCACGCCGTCGATCATGGGCTTCGAGTCGCTGTACACCGCGGTGCAGACCTCGGCTGTCTACTTCCTCGGCATCGCCGGCATCATCGCGCTGCAGGGCGTGCCGCAGTTCGTGCTGCAGGTGGCGCTGATGGTCGGCTTCTCGCTGCTGCTCTACGGCTGGCTGCTCTCGGGCCGCTACGGCAATCTGCCGGTGATGCTGCTGATCGGCATCGTCATCGGCGGCGGACTGGGCTCGGTCTCGGCCTTCATGCAGCGGCTGCTCTCGCCCAGCGAGTTCGACGTGCTGAGCGCGCGCCTGTTCGGCAACGTCTCGAACGCCGACCCCGCCTACCTGCCGGTGGCGATCCCGTTGTGCGTGCTCGCCGCCGGGGCGCTGTGGCTGCGCGCGAGGAAGCTCAACGTGCTCGCGCTCGGCCGCGACGTCAGCATGAGCATGGGGCTGTCGCACCGATCAGAGCTCATGCAGGTGCTCTTCCTCGTCTCGATCCTGATGGCGGTCTCGACCGCGCTCGTCGGCCCGATGGTGTTCCTCGGCTTCCTGGTGGCGACCCTCGCCTACCAGGCCGCCGATACCTACGACCACCGCCGCATCCTGCCGGTCGCCGTGCTGCTCGCGTTCGTGGTGCTGAGCGGCGCCTACTTCATCATGCGCCACGTCTTCTATGCGGAGGGCGTCGTCTCGATCATCATCGAGCTCATCGGCGGCAGCGTCTTCCTCTTCGTCATCCTCAGAAAGGGCCGGCTGTGA
- a CDS encoding ATP-binding cassette domain-containing protein, with protein MITLRDVRKDYSDEVSIGPVTIEIPRGGITALIGPNGAGKSTLLTMIGRLLGLDSGTIEIGGHDVTRTRSKDLAKVVSILRQENHFITRLTVRQLVAFGRFPHSKGRLTAQDEQLVSQAIDFVDLGTLEHRYLDELSGGQRQRAYVAMVLAQDTEYVLLDEPLNNLDMRHSVQMMRHLRRAAEELGRTIVLVVHDINFAGHYADRICAVKDGRIVEFGTAAEMMTDAVLTRVFDTPVQVIEGPNGPLAVYY; from the coding sequence GTGATCACGCTCCGGGATGTCCGCAAGGACTACAGCGACGAGGTCTCGATCGGGCCCGTCACGATCGAGATCCCGAGGGGCGGCATCACCGCGCTCATCGGCCCCAACGGCGCGGGCAAGTCGACGCTGCTGACGATGATCGGTCGGCTGCTCGGGCTCGACTCGGGCACGATCGAGATCGGCGGGCACGACGTGACCCGCACCCGCTCGAAGGATCTCGCGAAGGTCGTCTCGATCCTGCGGCAGGAGAACCACTTCATCACTCGCCTGACCGTGCGGCAGCTCGTCGCGTTCGGGCGCTTCCCGCACTCGAAGGGGCGGCTGACCGCGCAGGACGAGCAGCTCGTCAGCCAGGCGATCGACTTCGTCGACCTCGGCACGCTCGAGCACCGCTACCTCGACGAGCTCTCCGGCGGCCAGCGCCAGCGCGCCTATGTGGCGATGGTGCTCGCGCAGGACACCGAGTACGTGCTGCTCGACGAGCCGCTCAACAACCTCGACATGCGCCACTCCGTGCAGATGATGCGGCACCTGCGACGTGCCGCCGAGGAGCTCGGGCGCACCATCGTGCTGGTGGTGCACGACATCAACTTCGCCGGCCACTACGCCGATCGCATCTGCGCCGTGAAGGACGGCCGGATCGTCGAGTTCGGCACCGCGGCGGAGATGATGACGGATGCGGTGCTGACGCGCGTCTTCGACACCCCCGTGCAGGTCATCGAAGGACCCAACGGCCCGCTCGCCGTCTACTACTGA
- a CDS encoding NAD(P)H-binding protein has product MARIIILGAHGKIALLALRMLAHAEHTVHGVIRNPDHSADIEATGAEPVVADLESLEQSAVDNLLQGYDVVVWSAGAGGGTAERTRAVDHDAALRVLDAVGRSGARLLMVSYFGSSREHGVPEDNGFFAYAEAKSLVDEAIRSSGADWVILAPSTLTLEDEGGIEIDEPEGTIEAGQIPRATVARLIAEVVARPELRGVTIRCNAGATPVGEALDAPA; this is encoded by the coding sequence ATGGCACGCATCATCATCCTCGGCGCCCACGGCAAGATCGCGCTCCTCGCGCTGCGCATGCTCGCGCACGCGGAGCACACCGTCCATGGCGTCATCCGCAATCCCGACCACTCGGCCGACATCGAGGCCACCGGCGCAGAGCCGGTCGTCGCCGATCTCGAGTCGCTCGAGCAGTCGGCGGTGGACAACCTGCTGCAGGGCTACGACGTCGTCGTGTGGTCGGCGGGGGCCGGTGGCGGCACCGCGGAGCGCACGCGCGCCGTCGACCACGACGCGGCGCTCAGGGTGCTGGATGCGGTGGGCCGCTCGGGTGCGCGGCTGCTGATGGTCTCGTACTTCGGATCGAGCCGTGAGCACGGCGTGCCGGAGGACAACGGCTTCTTCGCCTACGCCGAGGCGAAGTCGCTCGTCGACGAGGCGATCCGCTCCTCGGGCGCCGACTGGGTGATCCTCGCTCCCTCGACACTCACGCTCGAGGACGAGGGCGGCATCGAGATCGACGAGCCAGAGGGCACGATCGAGGCGGGCCAGATCCCTCGCGCGACGGTGGCGAGGCTCATCGCGGAGGTCGTGGCGCGGCCCGAGCTGCGCGGGGTCACGATCCGCTGCAACGCGGGCGCGACGCCCGTCGGCGAGGCGCTCGACGCCCCGGCCTGA
- a CDS encoding GNAT family N-acetyltransferase, with product MPELSPIAERAAAPAVLPVITAGGLRWRPATIDDAPLVNALNNAMAAADEAPYRETEEETREELGATWRDLEHDSLLGFDDDGVLRASALVIAFPGDTTTVRAIAFGGVHPERRGEGIGREVFAWQVARARQILAASGKDLPGRIAAYAEDDDPQSRHRMYLHAGFEPRRYFSDLKRPLTGDAPPIPEVALTGSLRLVPFSEEVDDATRLAHNDAFRDHWGSEPQTIEQWQNGRSEFAAEWSFVVVDDAPDVAALLADEATDASTRAALEAGDPLVVAYSLNSRFTADFEVRGYTFGYTDLLGTRRAYRGRKAAVAALAASMRAFADSGMDAAVLDVDTENPSGAHGLYASLGYTMEHGSRMYSIEL from the coding sequence GTGCCAGAACTCTCCCCCATCGCCGAGCGCGCCGCAGCGCCTGCAGTCCTGCCCGTCATCACCGCCGGAGGGCTCCGCTGGCGGCCCGCGACGATCGACGACGCGCCGCTGGTGAACGCGCTCAACAACGCCATGGCCGCTGCCGACGAGGCGCCCTACCGCGAGACCGAGGAGGAGACGCGCGAAGAGCTCGGAGCCACCTGGCGCGATCTCGAGCACGACTCGCTGCTGGGCTTCGACGACGACGGCGTGCTGCGCGCATCCGCGCTCGTCATCGCGTTCCCCGGCGACACGACCACGGTGCGCGCCATCGCGTTCGGCGGCGTGCACCCCGAGCGACGCGGCGAGGGCATCGGCCGCGAGGTGTTCGCGTGGCAGGTCGCGCGCGCCCGTCAGATCCTCGCGGCCTCGGGCAAGGACCTGCCCGGGCGCATCGCCGCCTACGCGGAGGACGACGACCCGCAGTCGAGGCACCGCATGTACCTGCACGCGGGCTTCGAGCCACGTCGCTACTTCTCCGACCTCAAGCGGCCATTGACGGGCGACGCGCCGCCCATCCCCGAGGTCGCGCTGACGGGCTCGCTGCGGCTCGTGCCGTTCTCTGAGGAGGTCGATGACGCCACCCGGCTCGCGCACAACGACGCCTTCCGCGACCACTGGGGCAGCGAGCCGCAGACGATCGAGCAGTGGCAGAACGGCCGCAGCGAGTTCGCAGCGGAGTGGTCGTTCGTCGTCGTCGACGACGCGCCCGATGTGGCGGCGCTGCTGGCGGACGAGGCGACGGATGCGTCCACACGCGCCGCGCTGGAGGCCGGAGACCCGCTCGTGGTCGCCTACTCGCTGAACAGCCGCTTCACCGCCGACTTCGAGGTGCGCGGCTACACCTTCGGCTACACCGATCTGCTCGGCACGCGCCGCGCCTACCGCGGCAGGAAGGCGGCGGTGGCGGCGCTCGCAGCGAGCATGCGGGCGTTCGCTGACTCGGGCATGGACGCCGCGGTGCTCGATGTCGACACCGAGAACCCCTCTGGTGCGCACGGGCTCTACGCGAGCCTCGGGTACACGATGGAGCACGGCTCGCGGATGTACTCGATCGAGCTGTAG
- a CDS encoding LLM class F420-dependent oxidoreductase, producing MTERYGVHRPTRIGVQLSPQHTTVQATIDAAKRLEEMGVDAVFGWDHFFPLSGDPEGTHFEATTQLAAWAVATERVQIGPLVFCNSYRNPDLLADVARTIDHISGGRFIFGIGGGWFERDYAEYGYDFGTVGSRLRALADSLPRIRARWERLNPPPLGDMPILIGGKGEQKTLPMVAEHADIWHSFVGPDELPHKLEVLRGHCEARGRDIDEIEISNGASVRDGVGGVGFDRLDALHAAGTRLLTIPLSGDDSADGYALDRVPAFLEWRDRKNA from the coding sequence ATGACCGAGCGATACGGCGTCCACCGCCCGACCAGGATCGGCGTGCAGCTCTCGCCGCAGCACACCACCGTGCAGGCCACGATCGATGCCGCCAAGCGGCTCGAGGAGATGGGCGTCGACGCCGTCTTCGGCTGGGACCACTTCTTCCCGCTCTCGGGCGACCCCGAGGGCACCCACTTCGAGGCGACCACGCAGCTGGCCGCGTGGGCCGTCGCGACCGAGCGGGTGCAGATCGGCCCGCTGGTCTTCTGCAACTCCTACCGCAACCCCGATCTGCTCGCCGACGTCGCCCGCACCATCGACCACATCTCCGGCGGCCGGTTCATCTTCGGCATCGGTGGAGGATGGTTCGAGCGCGACTATGCGGAGTACGGCTACGACTTCGGCACGGTGGGCTCGCGCCTGCGTGCCCTCGCCGACTCGCTGCCGCGCATCCGCGCCCGCTGGGAGCGGCTCAACCCGCCGCCGCTGGGCGACATGCCCATCCTGATCGGCGGCAAGGGCGAGCAGAAGACGCTGCCGATGGTCGCAGAGCACGCCGATATCTGGCACTCGTTCGTCGGCCCCGATGAGCTGCCGCACAAGCTCGAGGTGCTGCGCGGTCACTGCGAGGCGCGCGGCCGCGACATCGACGAGATCGAGATCTCCAACGGCGCGAGCGTGCGCGATGGCGTCGGCGGCGTCGGGTTCGACCGCCTCGACGCGCTGCACGCTGCCGGCACGCGGCTGCTCACGATCCCGCTCTCCGGCGACGACAGCGCCGACGGCTATGCGCTCGACCGCGTGCCGGCCTTCCTCGAGTGGCGCGACCGGAAGAACGCCTAG
- a CDS encoding glutamate--cysteine ligase, with translation MKFAASPRSSLGVEWELALVDPTSGDIVPRAKELLAAIDDTRFDKEFLTGMIELITGVHTTTDEAIDELRAMRDTACEAADRLGVALMGTGTHPTSRWREQAQGDDPRYERVIQKAGDWGRRLIIFGVHNHVGVEDRDKVVPLMRTMLDRLPLILALSASSPYWQGLDTGFASHRTMLFQQLPTGGLPPMLVDWGEYERTLRDMLTAGVIEDVGELRWDVRPSPALGTIEVRVADGAPSIDDLAGVTALIHCLIEEASRALDDGEPQRHLPSWLVRENKWRAARDGLDATAIVDEEGTLQPVRDALGETIERLAPVAADLGAVRSLAAASSVLDRGGSAAQQRAAYARGGHRAVLAQMLEAMRA, from the coding sequence ATGAAGTTCGCCGCGTCCCCCCGCTCGTCGCTCGGCGTCGAGTGGGAGCTCGCCCTCGTCGACCCGACCAGCGGCGACATCGTCCCGCGCGCCAAGGAGCTGCTCGCCGCCATCGACGACACGCGCTTCGACAAGGAGTTCCTCACCGGCATGATCGAGCTGATCACCGGGGTGCACACCACCACGGACGAGGCGATCGACGAGCTCAGGGCGATGCGCGACACGGCGTGCGAGGCTGCCGACCGGCTGGGCGTCGCGCTCATGGGCACCGGCACGCATCCGACCAGCAGATGGCGCGAGCAGGCGCAGGGCGACGACCCACGCTATGAGCGCGTCATCCAGAAGGCGGGCGACTGGGGCCGCCGGCTCATCATCTTCGGCGTGCACAATCACGTGGGCGTCGAAGACAGGGACAAGGTCGTGCCGCTCATGCGCACGATGCTCGACCGGCTGCCGCTCATCCTCGCGCTCTCGGCCTCGAGCCCCTACTGGCAGGGCCTCGACACGGGCTTCGCCTCGCATCGCACGATGCTCTTCCAGCAGCTGCCGACGGGTGGCCTGCCGCCGATGCTCGTCGACTGGGGCGAGTACGAGCGCACGCTGCGCGACATGCTCACCGCCGGCGTCATCGAGGATGTCGGCGAGCTGCGCTGGGATGTGCGGCCCTCCCCTGCGCTCGGCACGATCGAGGTGCGCGTCGCCGACGGCGCCCCCTCGATCGACGACCTCGCTGGCGTGACCGCGCTCATCCACTGCCTGATCGAAGAGGCCTCGCGCGCGCTCGACGACGGCGAGCCGCAGCGGCACCTGCCGTCGTGGCTCGTGCGCGAGAACAAGTGGCGCGCCGCGCGCGACGGCCTCGACGCGACGGCGATCGTCGACGAGGAGGGCACGCTGCAGCCCGTGCGCGACGCGCTGGGCGAGACGATCGAGCGGCTCGCGCCGGTCGCGGCAGATCTCGGCGCCGTGCGCTCCCTCGCGGCGGCCAGCAGCGTGCTCGATCGGGGCGGCTCTGCGGCGCAGCAGCGCGCCGCCTACGCGCGCGGCGGCCACCGGGCAGTGCTGGCCCAGATGCTCGAGGCGATGCGGGCGTAG
- the rpsP gene encoding 30S ribosomal protein S16: MAVKIRLKRFGKIRAPFYRVVVADSRTKRDGRVIEEIGQYHPTENPSFIKIDSERAQYWLGVGAQPTEQVAALLKLTGDWGRFTGEGPTESQVKAPEPKKVFSIDEAKKPVLKAKAAKPAEAPAAPAEEAPAAEVASTDAAETPVVESEPAAAGEAEKQD; this comes from the coding sequence GTGGCAGTCAAGATCCGTCTGAAGCGCTTTGGCAAGATCCGCGCGCCCTTCTACCGCGTCGTCGTGGCCGACTCGCGCACCAAGCGCGATGGCCGCGTCATCGAGGAGATCGGGCAGTACCACCCCACCGAGAACCCGTCGTTCATCAAGATCGACAGCGAGCGCGCGCAGTACTGGCTCGGCGTCGGCGCACAGCCGACCGAGCAGGTCGCCGCGCTGCTCAAGCTCACGGGCGACTGGGGTCGCTTCACGGGCGAGGGCCCCACGGAGAGCCAGGTCAAGGCTCCCGAGCCCAAGAAGGTCTTCTCCATCGACGAGGCCAAGAAGCCCGTGCTCAAGGCCAAGGCCGCGAAGCCGGCAGAGGCCCCCGCGGCCCCCGCCGAGGAGGCCCCCGCAGCCGAGGTCGCGTCGACCGACGCCGCTGAGACGCCCGTCGTCGAGTCCGAGCCGGCAGCTGCCGGCGAGGCCGAGAAGCAGGACTGA
- a CDS encoding RNA-binding protein — translation MLRDALEHLVKGIVDRPDEVRVGSRDTQRGEVLEVRVHPEDLGRVIGRGGRTAGALRTVMGALPGGRRVRVDVVDTDR, via the coding sequence ATGCTGCGCGATGCACTCGAGCACCTCGTCAAGGGGATCGTCGATCGCCCCGATGAGGTGCGCGTGGGTTCGCGCGACACGCAGCGCGGCGAGGTCCTCGAGGTGCGCGTGCACCCCGAGGACCTCGGTCGCGTGATCGGGCGCGGCGGTCGCACCGCCGGCGCCTTGCGCACCGTGATGGGTGCGCTCCCCGGAGGACGCCGCGTCCGCGTCGACGTGGTGGACACCGATCGCTAG
- the rimM gene encoding ribosome maturation factor RimM (Essential for efficient processing of 16S rRNA), translating into MPARTQLRVGRLARAHGLKGAIKIELYTDDPGRRFVPGARFALQVPTSSKWHGKSLELVELRVYNGSPVAFFDGVTDRTEAESLIKAVLWVEQDPTELTGEPDAWYVHQLAGLEVWRDGARIGRVVRVDAMPAQDMLIVDIDGNEVLVPFVKAIVPEVDLRAGRLTVTPPAGLLEELEQEDAPEVAAEPDASAEPDAATEPDASAEPDASATDRA; encoded by the coding sequence GTGCCCGCACGCACCCAGCTTCGTGTCGGACGGCTCGCACGGGCCCATGGGCTCAAGGGCGCGATCAAGATCGAGCTCTACACCGACGACCCCGGTCGACGCTTCGTCCCGGGCGCGCGGTTCGCGCTGCAGGTGCCGACGTCGTCGAAGTGGCACGGCAAGTCACTCGAGCTGGTCGAGCTGCGCGTCTACAACGGCAGCCCCGTCGCCTTCTTCGACGGCGTCACCGACCGCACCGAGGCAGAGTCGCTCATCAAGGCGGTGCTCTGGGTCGAGCAGGACCCCACCGAGCTGACGGGCGAGCCCGATGCCTGGTACGTGCACCAGCTCGCCGGTCTCGAGGTCTGGCGCGATGGCGCCCGCATCGGCCGCGTCGTGCGCGTCGACGCGATGCCCGCGCAGGACATGCTCATCGTCGACATCGACGGCAACGAGGTCCTGGTGCCGTTCGTGAAGGCGATCGTGCCGGAGGTCGACCTGCGCGCCGGCCGCCTCACGGTCACCCCGCCGGCCGGTCTGCTGGAGGAGCTCGAGCAGGAGGATGCCCCCGAGGTCGCGGCCGAGCCCGACGCATCCGCCGAGCCCGACGCGGCGACCGAGCCCGACGCATCCGCCGAGCCCGACGCATCCGCCACCGACCGGGCGTAG
- the trmD gene encoding tRNA (guanosine(37)-N1)-methyltransferase TrmD, with the protein MRIDIVTIFPEFFGVLDVSLLGKARRDGVLELGVHDLRDWTHDRHRTVDDTPYGGGAGMVMKPEPWGEALDALLGETDATDAVVVFPSPAGVPFTQSLARELAAEPRIIFACGRYEGIDARVADYAATRARVLEVSLGDYVLNGGEVAAMAMIEAIGRLVPGVVGNPESLVEESHESGLLEHPSYTKPQVWRDREVPEVLRSGNHALVAAWRHEQSLERTRRVRPDLLPPEAPAEAPRTR; encoded by the coding sequence GTGCGGATCGACATCGTCACGATCTTCCCTGAGTTCTTCGGGGTGCTCGACGTCTCGCTGCTGGGCAAGGCACGCCGCGATGGCGTGCTCGAGCTCGGCGTCCACGACCTGCGCGACTGGACCCACGATCGCCACCGCACGGTCGACGACACGCCCTACGGCGGCGGCGCAGGCATGGTCATGAAGCCCGAGCCGTGGGGAGAGGCGCTCGACGCGCTCCTCGGCGAGACAGACGCGACGGATGCGGTGGTGGTCTTCCCGTCGCCGGCGGGCGTGCCCTTCACGCAGTCGCTCGCGCGCGAGCTCGCGGCCGAGCCGCGCATCATCTTCGCCTGCGGCCGCTACGAGGGCATCGACGCGCGCGTCGCCGACTACGCGGCCACCCGTGCCCGCGTGCTCGAGGTGAGCCTGGGCGACTACGTGCTCAACGGCGGCGAGGTCGCCGCCATGGCGATGATCGAGGCCATCGGTCGACTCGTGCCCGGTGTGGTCGGCAACCCGGAGAGCCTCGTCGAGGAGAGCCACGAGTCCGGCCTGCTCGAGCACCCCTCGTACACGAAGCCGCAGGTGTGGCGCGACCGCGAGGTGCCGGAGGTGCTGCGCAGCGGCAACCATGCACTCGTCGCCGCCTGGCGCCACGAGCAGTCGCTCGAGCGCACGCGCCGGGTGCGGCCCGATCTGCTGCCGCCCGAGGCGCCGGCCGAGGCCCCCCGCACCCGCTAG
- the rplS gene encoding 50S ribosomal protein L19, which yields MHILDKVDAVSLKSDIPDFRPGDNVKVHVNIIEGARSRVQVFQGVVIGRSGHGVRETFTVRKVSFQVGVERTFPVHSPVIEQIEVVSRGDVRRAKLYYLRGLRGKAAKIREKR from the coding sequence ATGCACATTCTCGACAAGGTCGACGCAGTCAGCCTCAAGTCCGACATCCCTGACTTCCGCCCCGGTGACAACGTCAAGGTGCACGTCAACATCATCGAGGGCGCGCGCTCGCGCGTCCAGGTGTTCCAGGGCGTCGTCATCGGCCGCTCGGGCCACGGTGTGCGCGAGACGTTCACCGTCCGCAAGGTCTCGTTCCAGGTCGGCGTCGAGCGCACCTTCCCGGTGCACTCCCCGGTCATCGAGCAGATCGAGGTCGTCAGCCGCGGCGACGTCCGCCGCGCCAAGCTCTACTACCTGCGCGGCCTGCGCGGCAAGGCTGCGAAGATCCGCGAGAAGCGCTGA
- the lepB gene encoding signal peptidase I — protein sequence MTDTVEIGDAGRGDGRARRGRSILLFLRDIVVIFLIALLISFLVKTFLIRPFWIPSESMNDTLQVDDRIIVSLLSPTVIPVDHGEVVVFEDPGGWLPDPPQEQETGVAGAIDWFLTFVGLAPEDDHGYLIKRVIGLPGDTVECCNDFGQLLVNGVPIDEPYLHLDQPGQPASSMAFEVTVPEGHLWVMGDNRNHSGDSRAHMDAPGGGFVPMQSVVGRAILVSWPVERWSWLDSYEQSFVGVESQAASTEVILPQAVTH from the coding sequence ATGACGGACACGGTCGAGATCGGTGATGCCGGCCGCGGCGACGGCAGAGCCCGCCGAGGACGAAGCATCCTGCTGTTCCTGCGCGACATCGTCGTGATCTTCCTCATCGCCCTGCTGATCTCGTTCCTCGTCAAGACCTTCCTCATCCGGCCGTTCTGGATCCCGTCCGAGTCGATGAACGACACGCTGCAGGTCGACGACCGCATCATCGTGAGCCTGCTCTCGCCCACCGTGATCCCCGTCGACCACGGCGAGGTCGTCGTGTTCGAGGATCCGGGCGGCTGGCTGCCCGACCCGCCGCAGGAGCAGGAGACCGGCGTCGCCGGCGCCATCGACTGGTTCCTGACCTTCGTCGGCCTGGCGCCCGAGGACGACCACGGCTATCTCATCAAGCGCGTGATCGGCCTGCCCGGCGACACGGTCGAGTGCTGCAACGACTTCGGCCAGCTGCTCGTCAACGGCGTCCCGATCGACGAGCCGTACCTGCACCTCGACCAGCCGGGGCAGCCCGCGAGCTCGATGGCGTTCGAGGTCACCGTGCCGGAGGGGCACCTGTGGGTGATGGGCGACAACCGCAACCACTCCGGCGACTCGCGCGCGCACATGGACGCGCCGGGCGGCGGCTTCGTGCCTATGCAGTCGGTCGTCGGCCGCGCCATCCTGGTGTCCTGGCCGGTCGAGCGCTGGAGCTGGCTCGACAGCTACGAGCAGTCGTTCGTCGGCGTCGAGTCGCAGGCCGCGTCGACCGAGGTGATCCTGCCGCAGGCGGTGACGCACTGA
- a CDS encoding ribonuclease HII, whose protein sequence is MPVLPTLEVERGLWADASIVIGMDEVGRGALAGPVSVGALALVADCGEWPQHLRDSKTMTPLRRTATAPLVREWGVSAVGHASNDEIDSLGIQVALGLAGRRALVGLHEAGVDVPAAAILLDGIHDWLAPALRRPVRTVLRAKADRDCASVSGAALVAKVERDAHMVEVDAGHPGYGWASNKGYGSAAHLAAIVELGPTALHRHTWLHGIVPAGAIG, encoded by the coding sequence ATGCCCGTGCTGCCGACGCTGGAGGTCGAGCGTGGACTGTGGGCGGATGCGTCCATCGTCATCGGCATGGACGAGGTCGGCAGGGGAGCGCTGGCCGGCCCCGTCAGCGTCGGAGCGCTCGCGCTCGTGGCGGACTGCGGCGAGTGGCCGCAGCACCTGCGCGACTCGAAGACGATGACGCCGCTGCGGCGCACCGCGACCGCGCCGCTCGTGCGGGAGTGGGGCGTCAGCGCCGTCGGCCATGCGAGCAACGACGAGATCGACAGCCTCGGCATCCAGGTGGCGCTCGGGCTCGCGGGCCGGCGCGCACTCGTCGGCCTGCACGAGGCGGGGGTGGATGTGCCGGCAGCGGCGATCCTGCTCGACGGCATCCACGACTGGCTCGCCCCTGCGCTGCGCAGGCCCGTGCGCACGGTGCTGCGTGCGAAGGCCGACCGCGACTGCGCCTCGGTCTCCGGGGCTGCGCTGGTCGCGAAGGTCGAGCGCGACGCGCACATGGTCGAGGTCGATGCGGGCCACCCCGGCTACGGCTGGGCGTCGAACAAGGGCTACGGCTCTGCGGCGCACTTGGCGGCGATCGTCGAGCTCGGCCCGACGGCGCTGCACCGGCACACCTGGCTGCACGGCATCGTGCCGGCCGGGGCCATAGGATGA